A genomic stretch from Gemmatimonadaceae bacterium includes:
- a CDS encoding Ig-like domain-containing protein, protein MPSLSLRSTLSGAARLRRSRVSSILLLGTLLSVGACSEDTPADPIRVATVEVTPRLSTARVGTTQQLSAVAKDASGNPMTGETFTWKSSEPSVATVSATGLVSLVGPGSTAILASARGTSGFATIVSDANVATISLSAATLSFPVPLTRQLLATVKDAAGNDLFRPITWTSSAPTVATVSSAGVVTGISAGSATITATVEGKSATTAATILPPVPVITLSLNTGYMPIGVGVPIVATLRDANGVELLGRIVTWTTSNPAIATVSASGVVTALAAGSVTITASNDGGSAVASFTTLRGLASATPVTFTNAAVNTSTFFAVYVPAGSTNFAIAIRGGNGDPDLYLYRPGQTTVACASENGGSTIVEDCAVANPAAGVWRIEVFAYEAHAGTTITATVVPTPP, encoded by the coding sequence ATGCCTTCTCTCTCGCTTCGCTCCACGCTGAGTGGCGCTGCTCGCCTCCGCCGCTCGCGAGTCTCGTCCATACTGCTTCTGGGCACGTTGCTCTCGGTTGGTGCGTGCTCCGAGGATACGCCAGCGGATCCCATTCGTGTGGCCACGGTGGAAGTCACACCCCGTTTGTCGACCGCTCGCGTGGGTACCACGCAGCAGCTTTCGGCGGTTGCCAAGGACGCCAGTGGCAATCCGATGACCGGAGAGACCTTCACCTGGAAATCGTCCGAGCCGTCGGTGGCAACGGTTTCCGCGACCGGACTCGTATCGCTTGTTGGCCCAGGTTCAACGGCAATTCTGGCCAGTGCGCGCGGCACCTCTGGGTTCGCGACGATTGTGTCTGACGCGAATGTCGCAACGATATCGCTTTCCGCGGCGACCCTCTCATTTCCGGTACCCCTCACGCGGCAACTGTTGGCCACCGTGAAGGATGCCGCGGGCAACGATTTGTTCCGCCCGATCACGTGGACCTCGTCGGCGCCGACGGTTGCGACAGTATCGAGCGCTGGGGTGGTGACCGGAATCTCGGCTGGCAGCGCGACAATCACGGCCACGGTTGAGGGGAAGTCGGCCACGACCGCCGCAACCATTCTGCCGCCCGTACCGGTGATCACGCTTTCACTGAACACCGGCTATATGCCCATCGGTGTTGGCGTACCAATCGTCGCCACCCTTCGCGATGCGAACGGCGTGGAACTGTTGGGTCGCATCGTCACGTGGACAACGTCAAACCCGGCGATTGCCACTGTATCCGCCTCGGGAGTCGTGACAGCGCTAGCAGCGGGCAGCGTCACGATTACCGCGAGCAACGACGGTGGATCGGCCGTTGCCAGCTTCACCACCCTGCGCGGACTCGCCAGCGCCACACCTGTGACGTTTACCAACGCCGCGGTGAACACGTCAACCTTCTTCGCGGTTTATGTGCCGGCGGGCTCGACCAACTTTGCCATTGCTATTCGCGGCGGGAACGGCGATCCCGATTTGTACTTGTATCGGCCTGGCCAGACCACGGTTGCCTGCGCTTCGGAAAACGGTGGCAGCACCATTGTCGAAGACTGCGCCGTAGCCAACCCGGCGGCCGGTGTATGGCGAATCGAGGTGTTCGCGTACGAGGCGCATGCAGGCACAACGATCACCGCGACGGTCGTGCCAACGCCTCCGTGA
- a CDS encoding PEP-CTERM sorting domain-containing protein (PEP-CTERM proteins occur, often in large numbers, in the proteomes of bacteria that also encode an exosortase, a predicted intramembrane cysteine proteinase. The presence of a PEP-CTERM domain at a protein's C-terminus predicts cleavage within the sorting domain, followed by covalent anchoring to some some component of the (usually Gram-negative) cell surface. Many PEP-CTERM proteins exhibit an unusual sequence composition that includes large numbers of potential glycosylation sites. Expression of one such protein has been shown restore the ability of a bacterium to form floc, a type of biofilm.) — MIRRLGSALTLVLAAAVPAAAQGTCAIGMTGELLEGRNTGLSGSVSTINFEGLGLASGSAVTAPFTQGGVTINLQGAFAGSGILYFPSSGFAMYNYGGGAIANPEVAMTFNGPTRAAAFQFATDAGKATFKAWNGASLVGTIAATFPRIDNLSNACWWGFDFTSTTFDRLTIIMKPDDGSTLAFGFDNLQVPIVSTVPESSTVGLLAVGLLGLGASARRRRKR; from the coding sequence GTGATTCGTCGTCTTGGTTCAGCCCTCACATTGGTTCTCGCCGCTGCCGTTCCGGCCGCGGCGCAGGGCACCTGTGCGATCGGGATGACCGGGGAGTTGCTCGAGGGTCGCAACACCGGGCTATCGGGCAGCGTGTCGACGATCAACTTCGAAGGGCTTGGACTGGCCAGCGGCAGCGCGGTGACGGCGCCGTTCACGCAGGGCGGCGTCACGATCAATCTGCAAGGGGCATTTGCCGGTTCCGGAATTCTCTATTTTCCGTCATCCGGCTTTGCGATGTACAACTACGGCGGCGGTGCCATCGCGAATCCCGAAGTGGCGATGACGTTCAATGGACCCACACGCGCCGCCGCGTTCCAGTTTGCCACCGATGCCGGGAAAGCGACCTTCAAGGCGTGGAATGGCGCATCGCTGGTTGGCACCATCGCGGCCACGTTCCCGCGCATCGACAATCTCAGCAATGCCTGCTGGTGGGGCTTCGACTTCACGTCAACGACCTTTGATCGATTGACCATCATCATGAAGCCGGACGACGGGAGCACGCTCGCCTTTGGCTTCGACAATTTGCAGGTGCCGATCGTGAGCACGGTTCCCGAGTCGTCAACGGTTGGTCTGCTCGCCGTCGGATTGCTGGGACTTGGCGCTTCCGCCCGCCGACGCCGGAAACGCTGA
- a CDS encoding amidase — translation MSLPFPEYDALDGLGLAELVRARQVSPADVLNAALARIAARNPALNAVVRTLETEARDSLARIPADGLFAGVPMVIKDLQATIAGVPTSHGTRPLKRVVPDHDSELVARYRRAGAVFVGKSNTPEFGLTPFTESEALGPARNPWDTTRTTGGSSGGSGAAVASRMVPIGHGGDGGGSIRIPASCNGVFGLKPTRGRIPTGPDFGDMWRGFAQEHVLTRSVRDSAAMLDVTAGEDAGTPVACPGQARAFLEEVTTEPGRLRIAMTSTPFFGKHVHDDCKAALAEAATLLTSLGHDVVAAEPSLDGDALAKSFLTVIAAECRADIEWLGEQLKRAPRRDDVEVATWALGVLGRHFRASDYANAVRRLQTAGRTVGQFFTQYDLLITPTLADPPFTIGALQPKPSERMALKILGALGLGSVLGSGGLLNEMADKAFGFIPYTPLFNVTGQPAMSVPLYWNAQGLPIGTQIVGRFGDEATLFRVAGQLERARPWAGRVPVV, via the coding sequence ATGAGCCTCCCCTTCCCGGAATATGACGCGTTGGACGGACTCGGCCTGGCCGAATTGGTCCGCGCACGACAGGTCTCACCCGCCGACGTGCTGAATGCCGCGCTGGCGCGCATCGCCGCTCGCAATCCAGCCCTCAACGCCGTGGTGCGGACGCTCGAGACCGAAGCGCGCGACAGCCTGGCGCGCATTCCGGCCGATGGCCTCTTCGCCGGCGTACCCATGGTGATCAAGGACTTGCAGGCCACCATTGCCGGTGTCCCGACCAGTCACGGGACACGGCCGCTCAAGCGTGTTGTCCCGGACCACGACAGTGAACTGGTGGCACGCTACCGTCGGGCCGGCGCGGTCTTCGTGGGCAAATCCAACACACCCGAGTTCGGCCTGACACCATTCACAGAAAGCGAGGCCCTTGGCCCGGCCCGCAATCCGTGGGACACGACGCGCACCACCGGTGGATCGAGCGGCGGTTCCGGCGCAGCCGTGGCGTCACGTATGGTCCCCATCGGTCACGGTGGCGACGGCGGTGGGTCAATTCGCATACCCGCATCCTGTAATGGCGTGTTTGGTCTCAAGCCAACACGTGGCCGCATACCGACCGGTCCCGACTTCGGAGACATGTGGCGCGGCTTCGCGCAGGAGCATGTGCTCACGCGCAGTGTGCGCGACTCGGCGGCCATGTTGGATGTGACCGCTGGCGAAGACGCCGGAACCCCGGTGGCCTGCCCCGGACAGGCGCGCGCGTTTCTGGAGGAGGTGACGACGGAACCGGGGCGCTTGCGGATTGCCATGACCAGTACTCCGTTCTTCGGCAAGCACGTGCACGACGACTGCAAGGCAGCGCTGGCCGAGGCCGCCACGCTGCTCACGTCACTGGGCCACGACGTCGTGGCGGCGGAACCGTCACTCGACGGCGACGCGCTGGCCAAATCGTTCCTGACCGTGATTGCCGCGGAATGCCGCGCCGATATCGAGTGGCTGGGTGAGCAACTCAAACGCGCGCCGCGTCGCGACGACGTGGAGGTAGCGACGTGGGCGTTGGGAGTTCTTGGTCGTCACTTCCGGGCATCCGACTACGCGAACGCCGTCCGTCGCCTGCAGACCGCGGGACGAACGGTCGGCCAGTTCTTCACACAGTACGATTTGCTCATCACCCCCACGCTCGCCGATCCACCGTTCACGATTGGCGCTTTGCAGCCCAAGCCGTCGGAACGAATGGCGCTCAAGATTTTGGGCGCGCTAGGCCTGGGCAGCGTTTTGGGATCTGGCGGGCTGCTGAATGAGATGGCCGACAAGGCATTCGGGTTCATTCCCTACACACCGCTGTTCAACGTGACCGGGCAGCCCGCGATGTCCGTTCCGCTGTACTGGAACGCACAAGGGCTGCCCATTGGCACCCAGATCGTCGGCCGATTTGGCGATGAGGCGACGTTGTTTCGCGTGGCGGGGCAGTTGGAGCGTGCGCGACCGTGGGCCGGGCGTGTGCCGGTGGTCTGA